A window from Streptomyces sp. NBC_00335 encodes these proteins:
- a CDS encoding glycosyltransferase: MSQQTSTAPQSPGEAAGGRDIFLVSNSVDELGGVTTWSHQMARLFSDRGHRVHVIGITPVAEELRQKFPADLPYAVTTLYEAHPAAARTLHGIKGRLNAPERRRQAARRATMQAKADQLGELLRAARPGAVLIVTQVWAMEWVALADTKGCTVIGMSHESFEASNKSSRGQRVRRYYREVDRMLVLTPEDADLWIRSGMENVSSMPNPLPFMPDSPAPRTGKVVASVGRLAFEKGVDLLLDAWADASPHHPDWVLRIYGAGVEEPNLRAHAAGLGLQDSVEWMGSTSDVLGALNGASVFAQASRAEGFPITLLEAMAAGVPVAAFDCAPGVREIVTHGEDGLLARLGNTMELGGQLDRLMADRELRDRLGDAAFHNVQRFSSVEITDRWEELFSFLER; this comes from the coding sequence GTGAGCCAGCAGACTTCCACCGCACCGCAGAGCCCCGGCGAGGCCGCCGGCGGCCGTGACATCTTCCTCGTCTCCAACAGCGTGGACGAGCTCGGTGGCGTGACCACCTGGTCGCACCAGATGGCCAGGCTGTTCAGCGACCGCGGACACCGGGTCCACGTCATCGGCATCACCCCCGTCGCCGAGGAACTCCGCCAGAAGTTCCCGGCGGACCTCCCCTACGCGGTGACCACGCTCTACGAAGCCCACCCGGCGGCGGCCCGCACGCTGCACGGCATCAAGGGCCGGCTCAACGCGCCCGAACGGCGCCGCCAGGCGGCCCGCAGGGCGACGATGCAGGCCAAGGCGGACCAGCTGGGCGAGCTGCTGCGCGCGGCCCGCCCCGGCGCCGTGCTGATCGTCACCCAGGTCTGGGCGATGGAGTGGGTGGCCCTGGCCGACACCAAGGGGTGCACGGTCATCGGCATGAGCCACGAGTCCTTCGAGGCCAGCAACAAGTCCTCCCGGGGCCAGCGGGTCCGCCGGTACTACCGGGAGGTCGACCGCATGCTCGTGCTGACCCCCGAGGACGCGGACCTCTGGATCCGTTCGGGCATGGAGAACGTCTCCAGCATGCCGAACCCGCTGCCGTTCATGCCCGACTCCCCCGCGCCGCGCACCGGGAAGGTCGTGGCGAGCGTCGGCCGCCTCGCCTTCGAGAAGGGCGTGGACCTGCTGCTCGACGCATGGGCGGACGCCTCCCCGCACCACCCCGACTGGGTCCTGCGGATCTACGGGGCCGGTGTGGAGGAGCCGAACCTGCGGGCGCACGCCGCCGGGCTCGGCCTGCAGGACTCCGTGGAGTGGATGGGTAGCACCAGCGATGTGCTGGGCGCGCTGAACGGAGCCTCCGTCTTCGCTCAGGCCTCGCGCGCCGAAGGGTTCCCGATCACGCTGCTGGAAGCGATGGCCGCGGGCGTGCCGGTGGCCGCCTTCGACTGCGCGCCGGGTGTCCGGGAGATCGTGACGCACGGCGAGGACGGGCTGCTGGCCCGGCTCGGCAACACGATGGAGCTGGGCGGGCAGCTGGACCGGCTGATGGCCGACCGCGAGCTGCGCGACCGGCTCGGCGACGCCGCCTTCCACAATGTGCAGCGGTTCTCCAGCGTCGAGATCACCGACCGGTGGGAAGAGCTGTTCTCCTTCCTGGAGCGCTGA
- a CDS encoding bifunctional glycosyltransferase/CDP-glycerol:glycerophosphate glycerophosphotransferase produces MHVPDVSVVVIVYNDAERLPAAVQSVLDQTLHGVEVVIVDDCSKDGSYAVAQQLEAAHPGRVRAFQLPENSGGCGAPRNYGIQQATGTYVMFLDSDDVLERNACRNMLDAAERTGSDLVSGMCVRVHLDSRSGKTTEWYPWIYARTRTLESITEYPDLLVYDTLSTNKCYRRAFLLEQGLEFPVGIHYEDLLFSAQAYVAASRITLIPNHVYYWNVIEKASAKSISNRRHEIENFVHRMEIHRRVDELLAAKGHAEIKSAKDIKFLKHDLVLHLRDLPLLGDAYRQEFARLANGYLAGIDPAAYDSVSNLQAICAYLLGKEDWDNLLPAADAMTNQGRLTSPLAERYGRVYWCEQHIDGPDADTARRILDVTNQPYAGAPLASLTLGNRLTGYEDDGRGTVTLSGAVVNPLGRIRPDVALKASLEFRARRQIGVRSFSFPVATVRHAGDTIEWKATADIGSTVRPLGIIDAVWDVRLKLTAGSDRLTTRVSVGGVDLENAARLRVRPRLTRLVSDRFEPEMTKKGNLSYVLTAEGAAAVRTQTLIDGAMHGKAAGVVKRSLRKALRARRNFGSGEQKVKVYHEVFSKLPIKKGTIVFESHMGKQYSDSPKAIYDELVRSGAQFEAIWSYAGGKPTGFPKEATLVRRWSWAYLRALAQAEYWVDNQGFPLALTKRPGTTYIQTWHGSALKRMGFHEPRTKAQDRPGQDRFQAAVDRFDHFLIRSEHDARTLAKGFRLRDEVLLRTGYPRNDALVAAHRAEAQSGERVRGPLAGEFGIDPEKKVLLYAPTFRARADGTVEGFKFPFDVEEFADRLGDRYTLLVRTHYLNSVTLPPSVAGRVIDVSRHHDITPLLALADGLITDYSSVMFDYAVLDRPMLFFAYDYEKYANDIRGTYFDLKEKAPGPVVATADELLQALAAFDEADAKYAEARQRFLAEFGEYDRGDAARRIVEKFFTRSGK; encoded by the coding sequence GTGCACGTGCCTGACGTCTCCGTGGTCGTCATCGTCTACAACGACGCAGAGCGTCTCCCGGCAGCAGTTCAGTCGGTTTTGGACCAGACCCTGCACGGGGTCGAAGTCGTGATCGTCGACGACTGCAGCAAGGACGGGTCCTACGCGGTCGCCCAACAGCTCGAAGCCGCGCATCCGGGGAGGGTGCGCGCCTTCCAGCTGCCGGAAAACAGCGGGGGCTGCGGCGCCCCGCGCAACTACGGCATCCAGCAGGCCACCGGTACCTACGTCATGTTCCTGGACAGCGATGACGTTCTGGAACGCAATGCCTGCCGCAACATGCTGGACGCCGCCGAGCGGACCGGGTCCGACCTGGTCTCGGGCATGTGCGTCCGGGTCCACCTCGACAGCCGTTCGGGGAAGACCACCGAGTGGTACCCGTGGATCTACGCGCGCACTCGCACGCTGGAGTCGATCACCGAGTACCCCGACCTGCTGGTTTACGACACCCTCTCCACGAACAAGTGCTATCGGCGCGCGTTCTTGCTGGAGCAGGGCCTGGAATTCCCGGTCGGCATCCACTACGAGGACCTGCTCTTCTCCGCGCAGGCCTACGTCGCCGCCAGCCGCATCACGCTCATCCCGAACCACGTTTACTACTGGAACGTGATCGAGAAGGCCTCGGCGAAGTCGATCAGCAACCGGCGCCACGAGATCGAGAACTTCGTCCACCGGATGGAGATCCACCGCCGCGTCGACGAACTACTGGCGGCCAAGGGCCACGCGGAGATCAAGTCCGCGAAGGACATCAAGTTCCTCAAGCACGACCTGGTGCTCCACCTGCGGGACCTGCCCCTGCTCGGTGACGCCTACCGCCAGGAGTTCGCCCGGCTCGCCAACGGCTACCTGGCCGGCATCGACCCGGCCGCGTACGACAGCGTCAGCAACCTCCAGGCCATCTGCGCCTACCTGCTCGGCAAGGAGGACTGGGACAACCTCCTGCCCGCCGCCGACGCCATGACCAACCAGGGCCGGCTCACCTCACCGCTCGCCGAGCGCTACGGGCGCGTCTACTGGTGCGAGCAGCACATCGACGGCCCCGACGCGGACACGGCGCGGCGGATACTGGACGTCACCAACCAGCCCTACGCCGGCGCACCGCTCGCCTCCCTCACCCTGGGCAACCGCCTCACCGGGTACGAGGACGACGGCCGCGGCACGGTCACCCTCTCGGGTGCCGTGGTGAACCCGCTGGGCCGGATCCGCCCGGACGTGGCGCTGAAGGCCTCGCTGGAGTTCCGGGCCCGCCGGCAGATCGGCGTCCGCTCCTTCAGCTTCCCGGTGGCAACCGTTCGCCACGCCGGCGACACGATCGAGTGGAAGGCCACGGCCGACATCGGCAGCACGGTCCGCCCGCTCGGCATCATCGACGCCGTCTGGGACGTACGCCTGAAGCTGACGGCCGGCTCCGACCGGCTCACCACCCGCGTCTCCGTCGGCGGGGTCGACCTGGAGAACGCCGCCCGGCTGCGCGTGCGCCCGCGGCTGACCCGGCTGGTCTCCGACCGCTTCGAGCCGGAGATGACCAAGAAGGGCAACCTCTCCTACGTCCTGACCGCCGAGGGCGCCGCCGCCGTGCGCACCCAGACGCTGATCGACGGCGCGATGCACGGCAAGGCCGCCGGCGTGGTCAAGCGGAGCCTGCGCAAGGCCCTGCGGGCCCGCCGCAACTTCGGCTCGGGCGAGCAGAAGGTGAAGGTCTACCACGAGGTCTTCTCGAAGCTGCCCATCAAGAAGGGCACGATCGTCTTCGAGAGCCACATGGGCAAGCAGTACAGCGACAGCCCGAAGGCGATCTACGACGAGCTGGTGCGCTCCGGCGCGCAGTTCGAGGCGATCTGGTCGTACGCGGGCGGCAAGCCCACCGGCTTCCCCAAGGAGGCCACCCTGGTGCGGCGCTGGAGCTGGGCCTACCTGCGGGCGCTGGCGCAGGCCGAGTACTGGGTCGACAACCAGGGCTTCCCGCTGGCGCTGACCAAGCGCCCGGGGACCACGTACATCCAGACCTGGCACGGCTCGGCGCTCAAGCGGATGGGCTTCCACGAGCCCCGCACCAAGGCGCAGGACCGTCCCGGCCAGGACCGCTTCCAGGCGGCCGTCGACCGCTTCGACCACTTCCTGATCCGCTCCGAGCACGACGCCCGCACCCTCGCCAAGGGTTTCCGGCTGCGTGACGAGGTGCTGCTGCGCACCGGCTACCCGCGCAACGACGCCCTGGTCGCGGCCCACCGCGCCGAGGCGCAGAGCGGCGAGCGGGTCCGCGGTCCTCTGGCGGGCGAGTTCGGGATCGACCCGGAGAAGAAGGTGCTGCTGTACGCGCCGACCTTCCGGGCGCGGGCGGACGGCACGGTGGAGGGCTTCAAGTTCCCCTTCGACGTGGAGGAGTTCGCCGACCGGCTCGGCGACCGCTACACGCTGCTGGTGCGCACCCACTACCTCAACAGCGTCACGCTGCCGCCGTCGGTCGCGGGCCGGGTCATCGACGTGTCCCGGCACCACGACATCACGCCGCTGCTGGCGCTCGCCGACGGGCTGATCACCGACTACTCGTCCGTGATGTTCGACTACGCGGTCCTGGACCGGCCGATGCTGTTCTTCGCGTACGACTACGAGAAGTACGCGAACGACATCCGCGGCACGTACTTCGACCTCAAGGAGAAGGCCCCGGGCCCGGTGGTCGCCACCGCGGACGAACTGCTCCAGGCCCTCGCCGCCTTCGACGAGGCCGATGCCAAGTACGCCGAGGCGCGCCAGCGTTTCCTCGCCGAGTTCGGCGAGTACGACCGCGGGGACGCGGCCCGCCGGATCGTCGAGAAGTTCTTCACCAGGAGCGGCAAGTGA
- a CDS encoding glycosyltransferase family 2 protein, whose product MKLSVVVPCYNEEAVIDSFDTEIRKVLDALPVEYEVCYVDDGSRDGTLEKLRKIAAQHTDQTRYVSFSRNFGKEAGMLAGLREATGDAVVIMDADLQHPPELIATMLDYYRQGHDQIIARRTREGDKKLRSALSRLYYRGVNRWVDVELTDGVGDFRLLSRPAVDALLSLPEYNRFSKGLFSWIGFDTVHFDYRNAQREAGETKWKFGALLNYGMDGLISFNNRPLRIGIWVGATLVGLTGLYALWITIMAMTHGVESPGYVTTVGLIAGLGGIQMIMLGLIGEYIGRIYYETKRRPHFLVKESHGTDRTGAPTDIRDAALPQAEAVIAERSN is encoded by the coding sequence ATGAAGCTGTCTGTAGTAGTCCCTTGCTACAACGAGGAAGCTGTCATCGACAGCTTCGACACGGAGATCCGCAAGGTTCTGGATGCTCTGCCCGTCGAGTACGAGGTCTGCTACGTCGACGACGGCAGCCGCGACGGGACCCTCGAGAAGCTCCGCAAGATCGCGGCGCAGCACACGGACCAGACTCGCTACGTCTCCTTCAGCCGGAACTTCGGCAAGGAGGCCGGCATGCTCGCGGGCCTGCGCGAGGCGACCGGCGACGCCGTGGTCATCATGGACGCGGACCTCCAGCACCCGCCGGAGCTCATCGCCACCATGCTCGACTACTACCGGCAGGGCCACGACCAGATCATCGCCCGCCGCACCCGCGAAGGCGACAAGAAGCTCCGCTCGGCGCTCAGCCGCCTCTACTACCGGGGCGTCAACCGCTGGGTCGACGTGGAGCTCACCGACGGCGTCGGCGACTTCCGGCTGCTGTCCCGCCCGGCCGTGGACGCGCTGCTGTCGCTGCCCGAGTACAACCGCTTCTCCAAGGGCCTGTTCTCCTGGATCGGCTTCGACACGGTCCACTTCGACTACCGCAACGCGCAGCGCGAGGCCGGCGAGACGAAGTGGAAGTTCGGCGCCCTGCTGAACTACGGCATGGACGGGCTCATCTCGTTCAACAACAGGCCGCTGCGCATCGGCATCTGGGTGGGCGCGACCCTGGTGGGCCTGACGGGTCTCTACGCCCTGTGGATCACCATCATGGCGATGACCCACGGGGTGGAATCCCCGGGATACGTCACCACCGTCGGCCTGATCGCAGGCCTGGGCGGCATTCAGATGATCATGCTGGGCCTGATCGGCGAGTACATCGGCCGCATCTACTACGAGACCAAGCGCCGGCCGCACTTCCTGGTGAAGGAGTCGCACGGCACCGACCGGACGGGCGCCCCCACGGACATCCGGGACGCGGCTCTGCCGCAGGCCGAGGCCGTGATCGCCGAGCGAAGCAACTGA
- a CDS encoding GtrA family protein, producing the protein MSRTTDGQSGTDRKTQLGQIVRFGLVGAVNTGTFYVLYLLLHPWMPYFAAYSLAFVLAMVGSFFMNTYFTYRTRPTWKKFLLFPLTNVTNFVVQSAGLYALVSWAGMNTKIAPLVAAVVAIPFTFVISRKILIPGTAGPAGEPEQAHTASTV; encoded by the coding sequence ATGTCGCGCACGACGGACGGGCAGTCGGGCACCGACCGGAAGACCCAGCTCGGCCAGATCGTCCGGTTCGGTCTGGTCGGCGCGGTCAACACCGGAACCTTCTACGTCCTCTACCTGCTCCTGCACCCGTGGATGCCGTACTTCGCCGCCTACTCCCTCGCCTTCGTGCTGGCGATGGTCGGCTCGTTCTTCATGAACACCTACTTCACCTACCGGACCCGGCCGACCTGGAAGAAGTTCCTCCTCTTCCCGCTGACCAACGTCACGAACTTCGTGGTCCAGTCCGCCGGCCTGTACGCCCTGGTGAGCTGGGCGGGCATGAACACCAAGATCGCACCGCTGGTCGCGGCCGTCGTGGCGATCCCCTTCACCTTCGTCATCTCCCGCAAGATCCTCATTCCGGGGACGGCCGGACCGGCCGGAGAACCGGAGCAGGCCCACACCGCGTCCACGGTCTGA
- the proB gene encoding glutamate 5-kinase encodes MSAARQGVLDARRIVVKVGSSSLTTAAGGLDADRVDALVDVLAKARSGGEKEIVLVSSGAIAAGLSPLGLRRRPTDLARQQAAASVGQGLLVARYTASFARYGVRVGQVLLTTDDTSRRAHYRNAYRTLDQLLAMGALPVVNENDTVATDEIRFGDNDRLAALVAHLVRADLLVLLSDVDGLYDGDPSQPGTTRIDEVRGPEDIAHVTIGSVGKAGVGTGGMATKIEAARIAAAAGIPVVLTSASQAADALAGRATGTHFHSTGRRSTDRLLWLQHASTPQGHLVLDDGAVRAVTERGSSLLPAGIASVEGDFVAGDPVELRAADGRAVARGLVNFDAKELPQLLGRSTRELARELGPEYEREVVHRDDLVLLQG; translated from the coding sequence GTGTCAGCGGCTAGGCAGGGTGTGCTCGACGCGCGCAGGATCGTGGTCAAGGTCGGCTCCTCCTCCCTGACCACGGCGGCCGGCGGACTCGACGCCGACCGGGTGGACGCGCTGGTCGACGTACTGGCCAAGGCGCGCAGCGGCGGCGAGAAGGAGATCGTGCTGGTCTCCAGCGGAGCCATCGCCGCCGGACTCTCCCCGCTCGGCCTGCGCCGCCGCCCCACCGACCTGGCCCGCCAGCAGGCCGCCGCGAGCGTCGGCCAGGGCCTGCTCGTCGCCCGCTACACGGCCTCCTTCGCCCGGTACGGCGTACGCGTCGGCCAGGTGCTCCTGACCACCGACGACACGAGCCGGCGCGCGCACTACCGCAACGCCTACCGGACCCTGGACCAGCTCCTGGCCATGGGGGCGCTGCCCGTCGTCAACGAGAACGACACCGTCGCCACCGACGAGATCCGCTTCGGCGACAACGACCGGCTCGCGGCCCTCGTGGCCCACCTGGTCCGCGCCGACCTCCTCGTCCTGCTCTCGGACGTGGACGGGCTCTACGACGGGGACCCGTCCCAGCCCGGCACCACCCGCATCGACGAGGTGCGCGGCCCCGAGGACATCGCCCACGTCACCATCGGCAGCGTCGGCAAGGCGGGCGTCGGCACCGGCGGCATGGCCACCAAGATCGAGGCGGCACGCATCGCCGCCGCGGCCGGCATCCCGGTCGTCCTGACCTCGGCCAGCCAGGCCGCGGACGCCCTGGCCGGGCGGGCGACCGGCACCCACTTCCACTCCACCGGACGCCGCTCGACGGACCGGCTGCTCTGGCTCCAGCACGCCTCGACCCCGCAGGGGCACCTCGTACTGGACGACGGCGCCGTCCGCGCGGTGACCGAACGCGGCAGCTCGCTGCTGCCCGCCGGCATCGCCTCGGTCGAGGGCGACTTCGTCGCCGGGGACCCCGTGGAACTGCGCGCGGCCGACGGCCGGGCGGTGGCGCGCGGCCTCGTCAACTTCGACGCCAAGGAGCTTCCGCAGCTCCTCGGCCGCTCCACTCGCGAGCTCGCGCGGGAACTCGGACCCGAGTACGAGCGGGAGGTCGTCCACCGCGACGATCTGGTCCTGCTGCAGGGCTGA
- a CDS encoding glutamate-5-semialdehyde dehydrogenase, with translation MTSLDATTSPVIATAQAARTAAAAIAPLPRSAKDRALLAIADALEARTAEIVEANAVDTAKAAAAGTSETVIDRLTLTPDRIAAIASDVRDVAALPDPVGEVVRGSTLPNGIDLRQIRVPLGVVGIIYEARPNVTVDAAALCLKSGNAVLLRGSSSAYASNTALVAILRDAVVSAGLPADAIQLVPGESRDSVRELMRARGLVDVLIPRGGASLIKTVVEESIVPVIETGTGNCHVYVDDQADLAMAVDILVNSKAQRPSVCNSAETLLVHRDIADAFLPLALDALADAGVTVHGDERVLAYAEDSKVTALAATDEDWAAEYLSYDIAAGVVDSLDEAVAHIRRWTSGHTEAIVTTSQAAARLFTQLVDSTTVAVNASTRFTDGGQFGFGAEIGISTQKLHARGPMGLPELTSTKYIVTGDGHVR, from the coding sequence ATGACCTCGCTCGATGCCACGACCTCGCCCGTGATCGCCACCGCGCAAGCCGCCCGGACCGCCGCCGCGGCCATCGCCCCCCTCCCGCGGTCCGCGAAGGACAGGGCCCTGCTGGCCATCGCCGACGCGCTGGAGGCCCGTACGGCCGAGATCGTCGAGGCCAACGCCGTCGACACGGCGAAGGCGGCCGCAGCCGGGACCAGTGAGACCGTCATCGACCGTCTCACCCTCACCCCCGACCGCATCGCGGCCATCGCCTCCGACGTCCGTGACGTCGCGGCCCTGCCCGACCCCGTCGGCGAGGTCGTCCGCGGCTCCACGCTCCCCAACGGGATCGACCTCCGCCAGATCCGCGTCCCGCTCGGCGTCGTCGGCATCATCTACGAGGCCCGCCCCAACGTCACCGTCGACGCCGCCGCCCTCTGCCTGAAGTCCGGCAACGCCGTCCTCCTGCGCGGCTCCTCCTCGGCCTACGCCTCCAACACCGCCCTCGTGGCCATCCTGCGCGACGCCGTCGTATCGGCCGGTCTCCCCGCCGACGCCATCCAGCTCGTACCGGGCGAGTCCCGCGACTCCGTCCGCGAGCTGATGCGCGCCCGCGGCCTCGTCGACGTCCTCATCCCGCGCGGCGGCGCCTCGCTCATCAAGACCGTCGTCGAGGAGTCCATCGTCCCGGTCATCGAGACCGGTACCGGCAACTGCCACGTCTACGTGGACGACCAGGCCGACCTGGCCATGGCCGTGGACATCCTCGTCAACTCCAAGGCCCAGCGGCCCTCCGTCTGCAACTCCGCGGAGACCCTGCTCGTCCACCGGGACATCGCCGACGCCTTCCTGCCGCTCGCCCTGGACGCCCTCGCCGACGCCGGCGTGACCGTCCACGGCGACGAGCGGGTGCTCGCGTACGCGGAGGACTCCAAGGTCACCGCCCTCGCGGCCACCGACGAGGACTGGGCCGCCGAGTACCTCTCGTACGACATCGCCGCCGGTGTCGTGGACTCCCTCGACGAGGCCGTCGCCCACATCCGCCGGTGGACCTCCGGCCACACCGAGGCGATCGTCACCACCTCGCAGGCCGCCGCGCGCCTCTTCACCCAGCTGGTCGACTCGACCACGGTTGCCGTGAATGCCTCCACCCGGTTCACGGACGGTGGCCAGTTCGGCTTCGGCGCGGAGATCGGCATCTCCACGCAGAAGCTGCACGCCCGGGGCCCGATGGGGCTTCCCGAGCTCACCTCGACCAAGTACATCGTCACCGGCGACGGTCACGTACGGTAG
- a CDS encoding SCO2584 family spore wall biosynthesis protein, with translation MPDDVGGKPFPDDGTPEENADDRGGADKDFASVVFDEDFVRNAEIREPSAAERQRAGDRARAEAAEAARAAFAGGWTGDEDYDAYAYGGADGYHSEDSGWEHSHGAGSAEGPYGAYGGSLRPYRGRSPWLRPVAWVLAFVMGLGMIALAFSAVYRSAASDAEQAPAPASTPMGEVTGAGAFMDRVSRQP, from the coding sequence GTGCCGGACGACGTGGGGGGCAAACCGTTCCCGGACGACGGGACCCCCGAAGAAAATGCAGACGACCGCGGAGGCGCGGACAAGGACTTCGCCTCCGTGGTGTTCGACGAGGACTTCGTCCGGAACGCCGAGATCCGTGAACCGAGCGCCGCAGAGCGCCAGCGGGCCGGCGATCGGGCGCGCGCCGAGGCGGCCGAGGCCGCCCGCGCCGCCTTCGCCGGCGGCTGGACGGGCGACGAGGACTACGACGCGTACGCCTACGGCGGCGCCGACGGCTACCACTCCGAGGACTCCGGCTGGGAGCACAGCCACGGAGCCGGCTCCGCGGAGGGCCCGTACGGGGCCTACGGCGGCAGTCTGCGCCCCTACCGCGGCCGCTCGCCGTGGCTCCGCCCGGTCGCCTGGGTGCTCGCCTTCGTGATGGGCCTCGGCATGATCGCGCTCGCTTTCAGCGCCGTGTACCGCAGCGCGGCGAGCGACGCGGAGCAGGCTCCGGCCCCCGCCAGCACCCCGATGGGCGAAGTCACCGGCGCCGGAGCGTTTATGGACCGCGTCAGCCGCCAACCCTGA
- a CDS encoding SCO2583 family membrane protein gives MAKPGDPPNGTPEGAGGADDEFRSDEYRSVVFDEDFVRAARLQEFSAQERMGEHARAVRSRSIWSSGGGHPGSRSGSGGGAARQGRIIVLCIALALAGAVYMGMRNPYVPPAGDPAEAMSSTVVPLAPTEAVPGGRPADLYAQSPAAQYRVGAAGITFPGVRRTRHFSEEQVQTALTVAKDYLVQSSLDPDVLSGEASRPVRVLLDPDQVTQFDQSMLAPSGNGRHAVTGWLVRFDPATAVVADTRVRVSGVLAFAETAPNALEVTSDHTFVYAVRPATGHPAAVDGASLFTVRRELRLRFDRDDLTARRAELVSAYVMAGPQACSADPAAGFRPLTAGAGPTTTGPAATDPYASGSPRRTAGLCGVLAPTATPEPPGTLRAPASPSAPG, from the coding sequence ATGGCCAAGCCAGGAGATCCGCCGAACGGCACCCCCGAGGGTGCCGGCGGGGCCGACGACGAGTTCCGGTCCGACGAGTACCGGTCGGTGGTGTTCGACGAGGACTTCGTCCGGGCTGCCCGGCTCCAGGAGTTCTCCGCACAGGAGCGCATGGGCGAGCACGCCCGCGCCGTACGGAGCCGGTCGATCTGGTCGAGCGGCGGGGGCCATCCGGGATCCCGCAGCGGCTCCGGCGGCGGAGCGGCCCGGCAGGGCCGGATCATCGTGCTGTGCATCGCCCTGGCGCTCGCCGGCGCCGTCTACATGGGCATGCGCAATCCCTACGTGCCGCCCGCCGGGGACCCGGCCGAGGCGATGAGCAGCACCGTCGTCCCGCTCGCGCCCACCGAGGCCGTGCCGGGCGGCCGGCCCGCGGACCTGTACGCGCAGAGTCCGGCGGCCCAGTACCGCGTCGGGGCGGCCGGGATCACCTTCCCCGGCGTGCGCCGCACCCGCCACTTCAGCGAGGAGCAGGTCCAAACCGCGCTGACCGTCGCCAAGGACTACCTGGTGCAGTCCTCGCTGGACCCCGACGTCCTGTCCGGCGAGGCCTCCCGGCCGGTGCGCGTGCTGCTCGACCCCGACCAGGTGACGCAGTTCGACCAGAGCATGCTCGCGCCGTCCGGCAACGGGCGGCACGCCGTCACCGGCTGGCTGGTCCGCTTCGACCCGGCGACCGCCGTGGTGGCCGACACCCGGGTCCGCGTCAGCGGGGTACTCGCCTTCGCGGAGACCGCCCCGAACGCACTGGAAGTGACCTCCGACCACACCTTCGTCTACGCCGTGCGTCCGGCCACCGGCCATCCGGCCGCGGTGGACGGGGCCTCGCTCTTCACCGTCCGCCGGGAGCTGCGGCTGCGCTTCGACCGCGACGACCTCACGGCACGGCGGGCGGAGCTCGTCTCGGCCTACGTGATGGCCGGCCCGCAGGCCTGCTCCGCCGACCCGGCCGCAGGCTTCCGCCCACTGACGGCCGGCGCCGGGCCGACCACCACCGGCCCGGCGGCGACCGACCCGTACGCCAGTGGCAGTCCGCGCCGCACGGCCGGGCTGTGCGGGGTGCTCGCGCCGACGGCCACGCCGGAGCCGCCGGGGACGCTGCGGGCCCCGGCGTCCCCGTCCGCCCCGGGGTAG
- a CDS encoding M48 family metallopeptidase — protein MTGTGFEKAPARDRKRFPGISSRAYEHPADRSALVALRKLTGFDTVFKTLSGLLPERSLRLLFLSDSVRVGETQFPHLHAMLLDACYILDLEKVPQMYVQQDPKPNAMCIGLDEPIIVVTTALVELLDEEEMRAVVGHEVGHALSGHAVYRTILLFLTTLALKVAWIPLGNVAIMALVTALREWFRKSELSADRAGLLVGQDVHASMRGLMKLAGGNHLHEMNVDAFLAQAEEYEESGDLRDSVLKILNVLPRTHPFTTVRAAELKKWSQNRDHQRIMDGHYPRREEDKDTSVTDSFRQSAAHYADTVRTSKDPLLKLVGDIAGGTADLGGKLREKFSGMGAAGAGGSSGSSGSAENKGKDTDTGKGGATEQG, from the coding sequence ATGACGGGGACGGGATTCGAGAAGGCACCGGCGCGGGACCGAAAGAGGTTCCCCGGTATTTCCTCACGGGCGTACGAGCATCCGGCGGACCGGTCCGCGCTCGTGGCCCTGCGCAAGCTGACCGGCTTCGACACGGTCTTCAAAACGCTGAGCGGGCTGCTGCCCGAGCGCAGTCTGAGACTGCTCTTCCTCTCGGACTCCGTCCGGGTGGGCGAGACGCAGTTCCCGCACCTGCACGCGATGCTCCTGGACGCCTGTTACATCCTGGACCTGGAGAAGGTCCCGCAGATGTACGTCCAGCAGGACCCCAAGCCCAATGCCATGTGCATCGGGCTGGACGAGCCGATCATCGTGGTCACCACGGCCCTCGTCGAGCTGCTCGACGAGGAGGAGATGCGGGCGGTGGTGGGCCACGAGGTGGGCCACGCGCTGTCGGGGCACGCCGTGTACCGCACGATCCTGCTGTTCCTGACGACCCTGGCGCTCAAGGTCGCGTGGATCCCGCTGGGCAATGTGGCGATCATGGCGCTCGTGACGGCGCTGCGCGAGTGGTTCCGCAAGTCGGAGCTGTCCGCGGACCGGGCCGGGCTGCTGGTGGGACAGGACGTGCACGCCTCGATGCGCGGGCTGATGAAGCTCGCGGGCGGCAACCACCTCCACGAGATGAATGTCGACGCGTTCCTCGCCCAGGCCGAGGAGTACGAGGAGAGCGGCGACCTGCGCGACTCCGTCCTGAAGATCCTCAACGTGCTGCCCCGGACGCACCCCTTCACCACGGTGCGGGCGGCCGAGCTGAAGAAGTGGTCGCAGAACCGGGACCACCAGCGGATCATGGACGGCCACTACCCGCGGCGCGAGGAGGACAAGGACACCTCGGTGACCGACTCCTTCCGGCAGTCCGCCGCGCACTACGCCGACACGGTGCGCACGAGCAAGGACCCGCTGCTGAAGCTGGTCGGCGACATCGCCGGCGGCACGGCGGACCTGGGCGGCAAGCTGCGGGAGAAGTTCTCGGGCATGGGTGCCGCGGGTGCGGGCGGCTCCTCGGGCAGCAGCGGCAGCGCCGAGAACAAGGGCAAGGACACGGACACCGGCAAGGGCGGGGCTACGGAGCAGGGCTGA